Proteins from a single region of Catenulispora sp. EB89:
- a CDS encoding phosphopantetheine-binding protein: MTTQQQPATADIAQRVAAIWTDVLGPGSDRAGATFFELNGQSIAAVRIAAAVEEQLGVTLDIGDLFEDPDLETLTRDILARVEG; this comes from the coding sequence ATGACCACTCAGCAGCAGCCGGCCACCGCGGACATCGCCCAGCGGGTCGCCGCGATCTGGACCGACGTCCTGGGGCCGGGCTCCGACCGGGCCGGCGCCACGTTCTTCGAGCTCAACGGACAGTCCATCGCCGCCGTGCGGATCGCCGCGGCGGTCGAGGAGCAACTGGGCGTCACGCTCGACATCGGCGACCTGTTCGAGGACCCGGACCTGGAGACCCTCACCCGGGACATCCTGGCCCGCGTCGAGGGGTGA
- a CDS encoding phytanoyl-CoA dioxygenase family protein, whose translation MPELTHVTPAVPLDDVVEILERDGAVIVDDFVDAETLAALQADLAPGLEAAGYSESGYDGQKTKRLSSLFHRSPGPMTDVVLQPQFLGAARRLLQQPTHMWIGKVRMEVTPSIQVSFTQAIRIDPGQGRQPLHRDDAMHLWRHPGPPCRLQLMLAMSEFTAANGATLVIPGSHRWDDERAPAYAETVPAVMATGSALLWPGAVYHGGGANTTDTPRYSLSVGLDLGNLRQEENQYLAVPRETVQTLPEEVQRLLGWERCPPGLGQVETQDPLLLLERTHQELSSRPRGANPLR comes from the coding sequence ATGCCCGAACTGACCCACGTCACCCCCGCCGTCCCGCTCGACGACGTCGTCGAGATCCTGGAACGCGACGGCGCGGTCATCGTCGACGACTTCGTCGACGCCGAGACGCTCGCCGCCCTCCAGGCGGACCTCGCCCCCGGCCTGGAAGCGGCCGGCTACAGCGAGAGCGGCTACGACGGCCAGAAGACCAAGCGGCTGTCCAGCCTGTTCCACCGCTCGCCGGGCCCCATGACCGACGTGGTCCTGCAGCCGCAGTTCCTCGGCGCGGCCCGGCGCCTGCTGCAGCAGCCCACGCACATGTGGATCGGCAAGGTCCGGATGGAGGTGACGCCGAGCATCCAGGTCAGCTTCACCCAGGCGATCCGGATCGATCCGGGCCAGGGCCGCCAGCCGCTGCACCGCGACGACGCGATGCACCTGTGGCGCCACCCGGGCCCGCCGTGCCGGCTGCAGCTCATGCTGGCGATGTCCGAGTTCACCGCCGCCAACGGCGCGACCCTGGTCATCCCCGGCAGCCACCGCTGGGACGACGAGCGGGCCCCGGCGTACGCCGAGACCGTCCCGGCCGTCATGGCCACCGGCTCCGCGCTGCTCTGGCCGGGCGCGGTCTACCACGGCGGCGGCGCCAACACCACGGACACCCCGCGCTACAGCCTGTCCGTCGGGCTCGACCTGGGCAACCTGCGGCAGGAGGAGAACCAGTACCTCGCCGTGCCCCGGGAGACCGTGCAGACCCTGCCGGAGGAGGTGCAGCGCCTGCTCGGCTGGGAGCGCTGCCCTCCCGGCCTCGGCCAGGTCGAGACGCAGGACCCGCTGCTGTTGCTGGAGCGGACGCATCAGGAGCTGTCCAGCAGGCCGCGCGGGGCGAATCCGTTGCGGTAG
- a CDS encoding acyltransferase family protein has translation MVFIYHSNYLGAFRNTRVQKDYGFVTNSAGAVGVSFFFVLSGFVLTWVAKPADTKVQFWRRRFLKIFPNHAVIWLVMVGMLAVSGTRIMVEPAAANLFLVNSWVPNMNNLLYAVNGVTWSLSAEIVFYLLFPFLILGIARIRADQLWYWAVGVAALSLSVPLLSKTFLPNAPMFPGYTEFSWPQMWFAYQFPLVRCLEFVVGILFARIVISGRWVRIGLGPAALIVLAVYVSSLWLPQLWVFAAPYSFPLGLLVSAAATSDIAGRRTVLTRRPVVWLGEISYAFFLIHLNVLKSAQAAFKGEWMGYGDYDSTSWSTPVAVLFLLGCLAVSVFLAWLLYRFVETPIMRKWSRPGRAGRRAWFAAVRSARPRPRAE, from the coding sequence ATGGTCTTCATCTATCATTCGAACTATTTGGGTGCGTTTCGTAACACAAGGGTGCAGAAGGACTACGGCTTCGTCACCAACAGTGCCGGCGCGGTCGGTGTCTCGTTCTTCTTCGTCCTCAGCGGGTTCGTCCTGACCTGGGTCGCGAAGCCGGCTGACACGAAGGTGCAGTTCTGGCGTCGGCGGTTCCTGAAGATCTTCCCGAACCACGCCGTGATCTGGCTGGTCATGGTCGGCATGCTGGCCGTGTCGGGCACCAGGATCATGGTCGAGCCGGCGGCCGCCAACCTCTTCCTGGTGAACTCCTGGGTTCCGAACATGAACAACCTGCTCTACGCGGTCAACGGGGTCACGTGGTCGCTGTCCGCGGAGATCGTCTTCTACCTGCTGTTCCCGTTCCTGATCCTGGGCATCGCCAGGATCCGGGCCGACCAGCTCTGGTACTGGGCCGTCGGCGTGGCGGCGTTGTCCCTGTCGGTTCCGCTGCTGTCGAAGACCTTCCTGCCCAACGCTCCGATGTTCCCGGGGTACACCGAGTTCTCCTGGCCGCAGATGTGGTTCGCCTACCAGTTCCCGCTGGTGCGCTGCCTGGAGTTCGTCGTCGGCATCCTCTTCGCCCGCATCGTGATCAGCGGACGGTGGGTCCGGATCGGCCTGGGTCCGGCCGCGCTCATCGTGCTCGCGGTGTACGTGTCGTCCCTGTGGCTGCCCCAGCTCTGGGTGTTCGCCGCGCCCTACTCGTTCCCGCTCGGGCTGCTGGTCTCGGCCGCGGCCACGAGCGACATCGCCGGTCGCAGGACCGTGCTGACCCGCCGTCCGGTGGTCTGGCTGGGCGAGATCTCGTATGCGTTCTTCCTGATCCATCTCAACGTGCTGAAGTCCGCGCAGGCGGCGTTCAAGGGGGAGTGGATGGGGTACGGCGACTACGACTCGACATCGTGGAGCACGCCGGTGGCGGTGCTGTTCCTGCTGGGCTGTCTGGCCGTCAGCGTCTTCCTGGCCTGGCTGCTCTACCGGTTCGTGGAGACGCCGATCATGCGGAAGTGGTCCAGGCCCGGTCGCGCCGGCCGGCGCGCGTGGTTCGCGGCGGTGCGGTCAGCGAGGCCGCGACCACGGGCCGAGTGA
- a CDS encoding MFS transporter encodes MSDTTPDAAPLAGRREWLGLAALALPTLLVSFDIGGLFLALPHLSADLHASGTQQLWITDIYGFMLAGFLITMGTLGDRIGRRKLLMIGAGGFFAASLLAAFSTSPLMLIIARALLGIAGATLSPSTLALISNMFRNPKQMGTAISLWAFCAFGGTALGPVVGGILLQHFWWGSVFLLGTPVMLLLLIVGPILLPEYRSPQANRLDLVSVVLSLASILPVVYGIQQLSAGDGSSAVGPAIGIVVGVVFGIVFTLRQLRLPNPLLDLRLFRNVRFSSSLLAMLIGSGTLAGAGLLTSQFIQSVVGLDPAKAGLWQAPTGAGIAIGAMVTPALMKKVQSSTAILGGLVLCVVGLALLSTVTRTTDVSVVSLSVGLVALGIGPLFVLGTGLVVGSAPPEKAGSAASLSETGNYFGTNLGLAVLGSVGAAFYQSGMAHSTVPGVRQTLADAVAAAAKLPADQSQALLVKARDSFTDGLHMVAVCGIVTIAVVIVLTWFTMRQKPDAQAAAGAGEAAGQPDPIAEPATLTES; translated from the coding sequence ATGAGTGACACGACTCCGGACGCGGCCCCGTTGGCCGGGCGCCGGGAATGGCTGGGGCTGGCCGCACTGGCGTTGCCCACGCTGCTTGTCTCCTTCGACATCGGCGGCCTGTTCCTGGCACTGCCCCATCTGAGCGCCGACCTGCACGCGAGCGGCACCCAGCAGCTGTGGATCACGGACATCTACGGGTTCATGCTCGCCGGGTTCCTGATCACGATGGGCACGCTCGGCGACCGGATCGGGCGGCGCAAGCTCCTGATGATCGGCGCGGGCGGCTTCTTCGCCGCCTCGCTGCTCGCGGCGTTCTCGACCAGTCCGCTGATGCTGATCATCGCCCGGGCGCTGCTGGGCATCGCCGGCGCCACGCTGTCGCCGTCGACGCTGGCGCTGATCAGCAACATGTTCCGGAACCCCAAGCAGATGGGCACGGCGATCTCGCTGTGGGCCTTCTGTGCGTTCGGCGGGACCGCGCTCGGTCCGGTCGTCGGCGGCATCCTGCTCCAGCACTTCTGGTGGGGCTCGGTGTTCCTGCTCGGCACACCGGTCATGCTGCTGCTGCTGATCGTCGGGCCGATCCTGCTGCCCGAGTACCGCAGCCCCCAGGCCAATCGGCTGGACCTGGTCAGCGTGGTGCTGTCGCTGGCCTCGATCCTGCCGGTGGTCTACGGCATCCAGCAGCTGTCGGCCGGCGACGGAAGCTCGGCGGTGGGGCCGGCCATCGGCATCGTCGTCGGCGTGGTGTTCGGCATCGTGTTCACGCTCCGTCAGCTGCGGCTGCCCAACCCGCTGCTGGACCTGCGCCTGTTCCGCAACGTCCGGTTCAGCAGCTCGCTGCTGGCCATGCTCATCGGCTCCGGGACGCTCGCCGGAGCGGGCCTGCTGACCAGCCAGTTCATCCAGAGCGTGGTCGGGCTGGACCCGGCCAAGGCCGGGCTGTGGCAGGCCCCGACCGGCGCGGGCATCGCGATCGGGGCCATGGTCACCCCGGCGCTCATGAAGAAGGTCCAGTCCAGCACCGCGATTCTCGGCGGACTCGTGCTGTGCGTCGTCGGCCTGGCCCTGCTCAGTACTGTGACGCGCACCACCGACGTCAGCGTGGTGTCGCTGAGCGTGGGGCTGGTGGCCCTGGGCATCGGGCCGCTGTTCGTGCTCGGCACCGGCCTGGTCGTCGGGTCGGCGCCGCCGGAGAAGGCGGGCTCGGCGGCGTCGCTGTCGGAGACCGGCAACTACTTCGGAACGAACCTCGGACTGGCCGTGCTCGGCAGCGTCGGCGCCGCGTTCTACCAGTCCGGCATGGCGCACTCGACGGTCCCCGGGGTCCGCCAGACCCTGGCGGACGCGGTCGCCGCCGCGGCCAAGCTCCCGGCCGACCAGTCCCAGGCGCTGCTGGTCAAGGCCCGCGACTCCTTCACCGACGGGCTGCACATGGTGGCCGTGTGCGGCATCGTGACCATCGCGGTCGTGATCGTCCTGACCTGGTTCACGATGCGCCAGAAGCCGGACGCGCAGGCGGCGGCCGGCGCGGGTGAGGCAGCCGGCCAACCGGATCCGATCGCCGAGCCCGCCACCTTGACCGAATCCTGA
- a CDS encoding cyclopropane-fatty-acyl-phospholipid synthase family protein, whose protein sequence is MAKTVIGPDEMGRRYDESASMTNLLNEGQVHLSYWYGEEDTTPLREASRRITRKVADAINLRPGDRVLDAGCGLGLPALDVAETTGAQVTGVTVSQAEVDAATARAAAAGMQEQVRYQRADYMALPFADASFDAVLAMESLIHAPDLERVLRELHRVLRPGGRVGLVDYTVASEASAREVEEFFAALGLNNLLTLPGWIEKFTAAGFVVEEYTECGPRVFGMGPKYIEAARGVRDSVVDRFGSEAYEGLEGGLSGFFEISANRIGYTIAAFGKPRS, encoded by the coding sequence GTGGCGAAGACAGTAATCGGACCCGACGAAATGGGCCGGCGGTACGACGAGTCGGCCTCGATGACCAATCTCCTCAACGAGGGGCAGGTGCACCTTTCCTACTGGTACGGCGAGGAGGACACCACGCCGTTGCGCGAGGCGTCGCGGCGCATCACGCGGAAGGTCGCTGACGCGATCAACCTCCGGCCCGGAGACCGGGTCCTGGACGCCGGCTGCGGGCTCGGGCTGCCCGCCCTCGACGTGGCCGAGACCACCGGCGCGCAGGTCACCGGCGTCACGGTCAGCCAGGCCGAGGTGGACGCCGCGACGGCCCGGGCGGCCGCGGCGGGGATGCAGGAACAGGTCCGCTACCAGCGCGCCGACTACATGGCGCTGCCCTTCGCCGACGCCTCGTTCGACGCGGTCCTGGCGATGGAGTCGCTCATCCACGCGCCCGATCTGGAGCGGGTACTGCGCGAGTTGCACCGTGTGTTGCGCCCCGGCGGACGCGTCGGGCTGGTCGACTACACGGTCGCGTCCGAGGCGAGCGCGCGCGAGGTCGAGGAGTTCTTCGCCGCCCTCGGCCTGAACAACCTGCTCACCCTGCCGGGCTGGATCGAGAAGTTCACCGCGGCCGGCTTCGTGGTCGAGGAGTACACCGAGTGCGGTCCGCGGGTCTTCGGCATGGGCCCGAAGTACATCGAGGCCGCGCGGGGGGTCCGCGATTCCGTGGTCGACCGGTTCGGAAGCGAGGCGTACGAGGGGTTGGAGGGCGGGCTCTCCGGGTTCTTCGAGATCAGCGCCAACCGGATCGGCTACACCATCGCGGCGTTCGGCAAGCCGCGCTCCTAA